The Thermococcus thermotolerans genome contains a region encoding:
- the treT gene encoding trehalose synthase, producing the protein MFQVTKLPRKRIEDYPSVAGEDAVSRIMEKSEKLSGAKFAHVNSTAYGGGVAEILSNLVPLMNDVGIRAEWWVIEGSDEFFNVTKSFHNALQGNKDLKLTGEMKNLYIKTNEENAQKADLSEFDYVLIHDPQPAALIDFYEKTQPWIWRCHIDLSDPNMEFWAFLREYVQKYDRYIFHLPEYVQPDLNPEKTVIMPPSIDPLSEKNMELKESEVLKTLERFDVDPDRPIITQVARFDPWKGVFDVIEVYRKVKERIPEVQLLLVGVMAADDPEGWVYFEKTLRKIGEDYDVKVLTNLTGVHAREVNAFQRASDVVLQMSIREGFGLTVTEAMWKGKPVVGRAVGGIKFQVVDGETGFLVNGIEEAVEKVIYLLKHPEKAERLGISARERVRENFLITRHLERYLDLLLSFSGEG; encoded by the coding sequence ATGTTCCAGGTTACGAAACTGCCCCGGAAGAGGATTGAGGACTATCCCTCTGTTGCCGGAGAAGATGCCGTCTCAAGGATTATGGAAAAGAGTGAAAAGCTCTCGGGAGCCAAGTTCGCCCACGTCAACTCAACCGCATACGGTGGTGGCGTCGCCGAGATACTGAGCAATCTGGTGCCCCTCATGAACGACGTCGGAATAAGGGCGGAGTGGTGGGTCATCGAAGGAAGTGACGAGTTCTTCAACGTCACCAAAAGCTTCCACAACGCCCTTCAGGGCAATAAAGACCTCAAACTCACCGGGGAAATGAAGAACCTCTACATCAAAACCAACGAAGAGAACGCTCAGAAAGCTGACCTAAGCGAATTTGACTACGTTCTCATCCACGACCCACAACCCGCGGCGCTCATAGACTTCTACGAGAAAACCCAACCCTGGATCTGGCGATGCCATATCGACCTGAGCGACCCGAACATGGAATTCTGGGCGTTCCTGAGAGAGTATGTTCAAAAATACGATCGGTACATCTTCCACCTTCCAGAATACGTTCAACCGGATTTGAACCCGGAGAAAACCGTCATCATGCCTCCGTCAATTGACCCGCTGAGTGAGAAGAACATGGAACTGAAAGAGTCAGAAGTTCTTAAAACGCTGGAAAGGTTCGACGTTGACCCGGACAGGCCGATAATCACACAGGTTGCCCGCTTCGACCCCTGGAAGGGTGTCTTCGACGTTATCGAGGTCTACCGGAAAGTGAAGGAGAGGATTCCGGAGGTTCAGTTGCTTCTTGTCGGGGTCATGGCGGCTGACGACCCTGAGGGCTGGGTTTACTTCGAGAAGACCCTAAGGAAGATTGGCGAGGACTACGACGTTAAAGTCCTGACGAATTTGACCGGAGTCCACGCCCGCGAAGTCAATGCTTTCCAGCGGGCGAGTGACGTGGTCTTGCAGATGTCCATCAGAGAAGGCTTTGGGCTGACTGTGACGGAGGCCATGTGGAAGGGTAAGCCAGTCGTGGGTAGAGCCGTTGGGGGGATTAAGTTCCAGGTGGTTGATGGGGAAACCGGCTTCCTCGTGAACGGCATTGAAGAGGCCGTCGAAAAAGTCATTTACCTGCTGAAGCACCCTGAGAAGGCCGAAAGGCTTGGCATCAGCGCCAGGGAACGCGTGAGGGAGAACTTCCTCATCACCAGACATCTGGAAAGGTATTTAGACCTCCTCCTCTCATTTTCTGGGGAGGGGTAG
- a CDS encoding extracellular solute-binding protein encodes MRFHAKRFALLLSVLLLAAFVSGCISGGGTSPTQTTSSPGQTTTQEQVEIVVYGQWGGVEGENFQKALKVYEQEHPNVKIKYVTQSKLRDAVLTELATGSPGFDIAILPWPALITELGQKNQLEPMNSVVDAYKGDIMENLLEPVKVGNTYYAVPIKAWAKPGIWYNVHDFEKYNVKPPETLDDLKAVCKVFEQNGIQPMASGAADKWPLSDIFEAVLIRVGGPQLHNDLMTHKVKWTDPQVIEAFKVLSDLIKDGCYGDPKVAIGEKWEVQVSRLGQGDVAMYFMGNWINLMLQNQGYKPGTDYDLIPFPVINPNADFAIVAGGDWVIIPKGAPHKDAAFELAKWLAGPEYQKIMVEQKGYLAPNLKVPKSAYDPVDAKIIDMMAKYTVVPDLDDNAPSGFQPIIWDKLFELWANPDNYQQIAQELEQYAEQYYGS; translated from the coding sequence ATGAGGTTTCATGCCAAAAGGTTTGCATTGCTTTTGAGCGTGCTGTTGTTAGCCGCCTTTGTCTCGGGATGCATTTCAGGAGGGGGAACATCCCCAACGCAGACAACCTCCAGCCCCGGACAGACGACCACTCAGGAGCAGGTTGAGATAGTCGTTTACGGTCAGTGGGGTGGAGTCGAGGGTGAGAACTTCCAAAAGGCTCTGAAAGTTTACGAGCAGGAGCACCCCAACGTTAAGATAAAGTATGTGACCCAGTCCAAGCTCAGGGATGCCGTTCTCACGGAGCTCGCAACGGGCTCTCCGGGTTTTGACATCGCGATTCTTCCGTGGCCGGCCCTTATTACCGAGCTCGGCCAGAAGAACCAGCTCGAACCTATGAACTCCGTGGTTGATGCTTACAAGGGCGACATCATGGAGAACCTCCTTGAACCCGTGAAGGTTGGGAACACCTACTACGCCGTTCCAATAAAGGCCTGGGCAAAGCCCGGAATCTGGTACAACGTCCACGACTTCGAGAAGTACAACGTAAAGCCACCTGAGACCCTCGATGACCTCAAGGCCGTTTGTAAGGTCTTTGAGCAGAACGGAATTCAGCCCATGGCCAGTGGAGCCGCCGACAAGTGGCCTCTGAGCGACATATTCGAGGCGGTTCTCATCAGGGTTGGTGGCCCACAGCTCCACAACGACCTCATGACCCACAAGGTCAAGTGGACCGACCCGCAGGTTATTGAGGCCTTCAAGGTGCTCAGTGACCTCATTAAAGACGGTTGCTACGGCGACCCCAAGGTCGCCATCGGTGAGAAGTGGGAGGTTCAGGTTTCGAGGCTTGGCCAGGGAGATGTGGCCATGTACTTCATGGGCAACTGGATCAACCTCATGCTCCAGAACCAGGGATACAAGCCCGGCACAGACTACGACCTGATCCCGTTCCCCGTTATCAACCCCAACGCCGACTTCGCCATCGTTGCCGGTGGCGACTGGGTTATAATTCCAAAGGGTGCTCCCCACAAGGATGCGGCCTTTGAGCTCGCCAAGTGGCTCGCCGGTCCGGAGTACCAGAAGATAATGGTGGAGCAGAAGGGCTACCTAGCGCCCAACCTCAAGGTTCCCAAGAGCGCCTACGACCCGGTTGACGCGAAGATCATCGACATGATGGCAAAGTACACCGTGGTTCCCGACCTTGACGACAACGCCCCATCGGGATTCCAGCCGATAATCTGGGACAAGCTCTTCGAGCTCTGGGCCAACCCCGACAACTACCAGCAGATAGCCCAGGAGCTTGAACAGTACGCGGAACAGTACTACGGCTCATGA
- a CDS encoding carbohydrate ABC transporter permease produces MGGRRDWLSRDFLILMMPAFILLLVFILYPIFNTFYLGFTKWDGFTQPQFVGIENYRTMMGDPLFWTSVKNNIFIFIVFLPFVTMLGLGFALLLHNSAVVGRNLLRGFVMLGMVMPLTVVGIVWMLLLDPNAGIVNHVLSFFGIEPRAWIQDPSTAIYFVIIGSLWAWQGFSTTVFLAGLEGLDIEVLEASIIDGANPWQRFRYVILPLLKPALIVVVTMSSIYILKVFDLVYVLSGGESVPMYLSVLAYMVYYEIFRMFKWGYAAAIATLLTVAVFLFSIGMLKKMISERGVGS; encoded by the coding sequence ATGGGCGGAAGGAGGGACTGGCTCAGCAGGGATTTCCTGATCCTGATGATGCCCGCCTTCATCCTCCTTTTAGTTTTTATACTCTACCCGATTTTCAACACGTTCTACCTGGGGTTCACCAAGTGGGACGGCTTCACCCAGCCCCAGTTCGTTGGAATTGAGAACTATCGCACCATGATGGGTGACCCGCTCTTCTGGACGTCGGTGAAGAACAACATATTCATATTCATCGTTTTCCTGCCCTTTGTGACGATGCTCGGCCTTGGCTTCGCACTCCTCCTCCACAACAGCGCCGTTGTGGGGCGCAACCTGCTCAGGGGCTTCGTAATGCTTGGCATGGTTATGCCCCTTACCGTCGTCGGTATCGTCTGGATGCTTCTCCTGGACCCCAACGCGGGTATCGTCAATCACGTGCTAAGTTTCTTTGGAATAGAACCAAGGGCGTGGATTCAGGATCCCAGCACGGCGATATACTTCGTTATAATAGGCTCCCTGTGGGCGTGGCAGGGCTTTTCGACCACGGTATTCCTGGCCGGACTGGAAGGTCTCGACATTGAGGTTCTTGAGGCCTCGATTATCGATGGTGCAAACCCCTGGCAGCGCTTCAGATACGTCATACTGCCCCTGCTGAAGCCTGCCTTGATAGTGGTAGTCACCATGAGCTCCATATACATACTCAAGGTGTTTGACCTAGTTTACGTCCTCTCCGGGGGCGAGTCGGTGCCCATGTACCTCTCGGTGCTGGCTTACATGGTGTACTACGAGATATTCCGCATGTTCAAGTGGGGCTACGCAGCCGCGATAGCGACGTTGCTGACCGTTGCAGTGTTCCTGTTCTCCATAGGGATGCTGAAGAAGATGATAAGTGAAAGGGGAGTG